The sequence below is a genomic window from Mytilus edulis chromosome 2, xbMytEdul2.2, whole genome shotgun sequence.
ggacccctccaaccACCCTTCTTAAACGATGAGGCTTAttcttattttacaaatttattaccTCAATCTAAAATCTTTGAGATCCAATACATTCTCATTCTCATTCACAACACATatacataaatatcaaaataactaCATTTTGGGCCCTTTATGAGGGTCGAAATGGgagtaccttcatgacgaataacggtaagAAATACTTGCCAAATGATgttaacggtaatttttggtatatgacgataaaatgtacactttctttaatcatcgactgattttgacgaatcacattAATTTCTTTCCAAAAATGATGGTAACGATAATTATTAGAGACACCTGACGAATCACGAAaaggatattttgacaaatcacggtaaaattttaaccattttgacTCAAACAGTAGCCGAAAATAGCTGTTTGACGCCTTACGTTAGAAGGCATTACTACCctcctttatatcttgctgtttgCTTTtgaacctataattgtttacattttatacaatgtgacttggattgagagttttcttattggcgcttataccacatcttcttatttatagatagaaattaaataataattcacATAAAGTAAATGAGATTACCATTTAATAATGTATATCAAAATAGaccaatatatttattaattgttataattatgtacatgatttatatttttatttttaagtcagTTTAATCCTTTCGAAGTCCAATATCTTTGATTTTACTGCCATGTCAGTGTGCCAACACAAACATTGTATTCAGTTTATCATAACAGAGGCACGCTTAGTTTCTTATCCAGAAAAGCAAGAAAAAGGATTAAATAAGTATGTCATAGGAATAGAAAAGATACCTAGGGCAAATGAAAATTGGGACTTCTAAGCAAGTGTTACAAATTTCAGgcagtattttttttctatcactGTAATTTAAAAGTCTCAAAGGGATGGTTCTATAAGGTTAGGCACCTCTTTGTCTGATTATAATGATACACTTTTTTTAATGGCAATCATGGTAATTAAATTACTTTCACCAGATGCAACaatctacaaaatatataatattaaaaagttttgGCTGagtgaaataaaatatgtaaattgtcAGTTTGAGATCATAGGTatcaatttacaatatatatctaAACACAATATAAACATTAGTTAACAGCGGTCCTGAAATGTTTTTCCCCTGGTGTTCTCTGCAGAAAATTTTCTGGTCTTGACCATTATTTCTATTGCAAATTACTTTTCTGATATAGTTCATTTTGAGCATAGAAGATGGATTCAGGTGAACAAAAAGTAATGCCAAGATATTAATATTTTTCTACTCATTCAATAAGTTTTCCATtgtatttgaaattgtaaaagagATGACTGCCTGCTTATTTTGTAAGCttgtttttttaagataaatttatataaattaagaCACCAATTTGCAAAACTTAAATCTTTTATTAGCTTGTTTAGTTTTTCTTGGAGACGATGTGATGGAGAGGAGACTGGACCAttatatcatcagcatacatgaAACTATGTATACTGTTATAGGCAGCAAATTTAGCATAATCTGGTCAAATGTTTGTTTCAGGAATAAagtaatttataacattttgaaacaaataagaACTTATTTTGACCCTATATTCTATCTTGGAAAAATATACTGACAATATAATATGATATCTTATTATATATGTAGATAGGTTATGAAGAAATTAACCTGCAAGATTTATACAAGATGATTGATATAGGAAGTAATAACCTTCATTTAAGAATTTTAAGTTCTGTCTTGCTTAAGGTAGACCATAAGTATAAAGTTTTCTTATACTTTGTCAAAAGGAAGATTTTACCATggttttttaaaagatacaataaaaagtatgggtcaccatTTTTcaaagctatgagtcgttgaaaattgcataaatttggttagatttgttaatgaaaaaacacatttgtgtgcatcaaaaaaaattctatgagatagaattttgaaataaattgtgagaagataggttttataatatgttttaagaaagtaaaaagaaaaaatggtgtcaccaaacttgttttcttgtcacaagtaaaaataaaaaaattccctatcagtttagtatatattttttaccaAAAGAGTTATCCAATCAGTACATGGTAATAAGGCAAGCTGAGAACATATAGACagcttaaagaaaattataaattggaaacctatttattgttaaatatagacAGAAAAGTAATAGGGCATTTTGCTAAAATTTGTATTAGTAATAGTGTTCTTAGAATTGAACAAGGGCGTCACACTAAAACCCCTAtagaagaaagaatttgtccTTTGTGCCTCTTAGAAgttgaagatgaatttcattttactttaaaatgtacaaaactaaatataattagagaccaactgttttccaaaattagtgaaatagttccctcttttttaaatatgactaatgaagcaagatttaaatttttatatacgtgtgttgagactgatataattagaattattgttaaatttataagcgacatgtacatttctagaaatgctttattaagcactaaataactttgtggtaCCACCTCCCCATATAATGTTTGAAattggtatgatatatatatatatgtttgtatgtttgtgtataacaaatttgtattgtcttggtatcaatcctgtaattttggattttaaaccaataaaaattacttacttacttacttaccccttaaatggcttatttgaataaaatgattttaaacaaaatttgatatttgtttaaatattttggataatacaataaatcaccaagttttcttcatatatataaacagtctagccattaaattgcaaatatgtctccaaatttgcagatttggacaaataactagaccgattttgtactgtgattgtacaatccaagatggcggtataccatgaatctatcTTAAAAtatcaggcccgtagccaggaatttccaaaggggggttcgttggactaacaaactcgactttaacagttgcaattcgaacagaacattgactttaacagtgcttatttgttttcaagggggggttcgtccgaaccccccgaaccccccctggctacgggtatgaatATGCTTAAACTTCATTGAATGTAAAGACAATAAAGATGTGGacattatgattgccaatgagacaactctctatcagagactaaatgacatagaagttaacaattataggtcatcatacagccttcaacaatgagcaaaaccaatgcCATATAGTCATCTATAAGTTTAGACAGTTTAATTTGACTCCTGTGATATTTGTACCATAAAGTGTTGTATGATTTGTTCTTCAGGTTCATCCAGGGACACAGATAACAGCAGTCAATGCCTTCAATAGATACCAAAGTTTTGAACCACTATGGGAACAAGTCAACAATATCACTAAGATAGTACAACCTATAATGAACAGCAGTCCAGATGGTGTCCATCTCATATGTTTTTCTCAAGGTTTGTCGGATAATCTATAAAGTTTTGATAAGATAAAAAACAAATCACTTACCAAACAAATTCTGGATATTGAAATCTACTCATAAAAGAGTTATGACGAGGATTTACTTAACTGTTTAATAACACAACATagtgtttgttttaaaagtaatCCCAAATTTTGTGGCATGTCTAGATCTGTCTGTGGTAAGATTTCAACAAAATCGATGTACATAGTAAATATAGATtgcacaactgcaacaagtgtattatgATATTTTTCCACTctagacagttaaattttaatatttaaagcgggAGGCTTGCCgatctttttaaataattaaaatttaactgttgagagtggagaaatattgtgaTACAcgagtggtggaatctgtttctctaatgatttttatccttccttttcaaagatttgaggaaagttgtgtacttttgatgtgatgtcatcaggcatggtcgcattttttcatgacgtcacaataagaaaattcagaagaaaacaagaaaatttaacgtcttGTTTAAAATGATCATATTTCAACCAAAACCTGACAAATTAAGTCTTGGTAGCCAATTCATTTGTCAAGGGGCAGGGGGACAGCATAGAGACTGTACTCCACATTTTCTGCagtttaaattctttaaaaaatctttgatCCTGACGCCAGGACACTTATAAGCAAAAGGTCGACTTTTTTTGGTGTATCAAATGGGAAAGTATGTCCATCTAGCATGGTTTATTAATTTTTAGTATCTTCACCtcatttttatgaattattgataatgtaaagtttTTGTGATACCTCAACACTCAGCCTCAACATGCTGAAGGAAAACCTTTATATCTGAAAGACTTCAACAGTATATAATTATAATCAGAAGAGCCGTAGAGACATTTCATCATATAGTTTCTAACTGAAAAGCTATGAATTTTTCCTTCAGATAAGTTATTCCGCTTGATCAGTTTCATAAAAATAATCTAATGAAGAACCCATAAATATGACatagggcatcattttacaacattaTTAAGCACAATAGGATTggaaaaaagcaaaacagaaaccTAATACTATACTATAATTAAcgttatggacaggatcagagcctaaaCAAAACATGTGTCTTACAAATCTATTACATCAAATCTCAtactaataaaatattatttcatatattttgttaacgGTACATCAGGatcttatttctaaacctttaataatgtaatttcctaggcacatgaAATACTACTCTTGAGAGAATACACTTCAAAACATCTAACTAACTTTATCTTTTCAAGTTGTATGATTAATTTTGTAGACACTGTTTTGTAATTCCATATGATAATTGATTTTGATTTCAGGTGGTCTGATCTGTAGAGGTTTGCTATCTGTATTGGAACATAATGTTGACACTTTTATAGCTTTAAGTTCACCATTAGCTGGCCAGTATGGGGGTAAGTAATTATACCTCCGCTTTAAAAATGTTGGGGTGTAACTGTTTTACAgttcatacctgtcaactgacccgttttctgcgggtgtgacccgagattttgacaattctgagggatcacccggacacccgccgggtcattgaaataacccgggaattccgaaaatgacccgatttcacccgtatttcttagccttgagattgatttcataagtaatattcctttgaaataccggcaaattcgtaattcttccatgaacaggaagttcatctagctataaTGAGTTCTCAACTAAAATTTGTAATTCTCATATGCTAAAAGAGaactttttgacaatttttgaatttttaaggtAAAATTATGTTGTATTCTACTAAATTTTTCAATGTCCAGAGAAAATGTTACGGTCATGTTCCATATTCGGAATATTTCTACTATATTGCATTTGTTTAAGTATCAACAAATGTTCATTTTACCAAAAATCATACTGATTCATTTATTTCTATGAATAGTAGATGCTACATAATGGATTTTATTGGGTCTTAAAGATTATGGATGCTCTCTCGattatatttaataacttttgtaGTTgtgaattattttgtataaaaagcacttctTATTTCTGTACATAGCATAATTCAAAAAAGTGTATGCGGATAATAAAGAAAATGATTAAAATTGCATCTCCACCTTTGATAGATGCTGAtgtaattcttttaatttcatattgaatacCTCAACGTCTGCATGCTGGCTTCCAATTATTTATAGATTCTGGCATCCCAATATATACGAAAACTGACATCCCAAcatatctggatgctggcatcccaaaatatccggatgctggcatcccaatatagtctggatgctggcatcccaaaatatccggatgctggcatcccaaaatatccggatgctTGCATCGCAAAATATCtagatgctggcatcccaaaatgtctggatgctggcatccccaAATATCCTGATGCTGGCATCCCCaaatatctggatgctggcatcccaaaatatccggatgctggcatccccaaatatctggatgctggcatcccaaaatgtctggatgctggcatcccggaatgtctggatgctggcatcccaaaatgtctggatgctggcatcccaaaatatccggatgctggcatccccAAATATCTGGATCCTGGCATCCCAAAATGTCTGGATGCTGGCAACCCGGAAtgtctggatgctggcatcccaaaatgtctggatgctggcatcccaaaatatccggatgctggAATCCAAAAAtgtctggatgctggcatcccggaatgtctggatgctggcatcccaaaatgtCTAGATgctaacattaaaaaatatccaGATTCTAGCATTCCAAAATATTGTGATTCTGATTTCACAACTATTCAAACATAGCTTTTCTTCATGATGGCTTACACATTTAAATGCTGTTTTATAATCAACTGTCTTTTAGTATTAGTCCACTAAGATAGCACCAACTACATTTCCTAAGATATTGAATGCACACGAAAACAAACCAGTAAACCAAGAAATGTAAGAAACTACTGATGAATGCCTCTAGAGAATCAGAAATCATTGGTCACAGAGTGAATTGTATACTTAACCAACATACCGATTCTGATTTGAAAGCTAATGCCAAcaatttgatattataaaactatgtcaatgTTCTAACTTTTACAATAAATGGCATATTCTAATGCTATTTTTCTTACTTTGATTACCATTAAGTGAGACATGTATACAGGGAATTGTGGTCTGTAGACTACACATTTATGTATGGTGACAAATTACAATTTTCCAGTCTAACATGCATATTTTTATAGAATCAGAGATAATTGATTAATCGAAGTCATAAATAACAATGATAATTTTACTTTGTTTGCCTATCAGGGTCGAAGAAATTGATCAAGCCTTAAGCACTTCAATGAAATCTGTAGATTTGTTATTTAAAGTGTAATAGGAATATAGGCTAgacagaataaaacaaatatgtttgtctACATACCAAATTTTATTGGGTTACAAACTGTAGTAATTTTTACTAGCATGGTATTTTTTAATCCTGTGTTTTATTTCACATAGATAATATAATGTTTTACATGCTCAGAAAACAGTACagcttttttttaatctatattatCCATAAATAACTGAAAGAAAATATTGTGAAACTTCATTATTGGTACAATAACTACactgacattttttgttttacagtttataatttcttatttgatatacattttttttataaaagaaatgctATCTACAGCACTAgagatgatacataaataaaaaatacactaTTAATAACATAAAGTAACAGTTAATATTTTATagtaaccatttaaaaaaaaataattaagtaacCACTTACATTCTTgtgtaattataaataaaataaaataaaattgtgccTTTTGCTTCATTCATAAACTGGTTATATTTCCAATCTTTTTCATAtctacaaatactttaaattaaTGCTACTGTACATTCAAACATATGactaaataaaaaaactaaattcatATATTGCTAAGATAACTAGTTTACAGATTCATATCTTTGGTATAGTTTTGCAGTGTTTCATTAatcaaaattgagaaaggaaatggtgaatgtgtcaaagcgacaacaacccgaccatagagcagacaacagccgaagactaTTTTTGTTGAAACCACAAAAACAACCTCACTAGCAAGAACATTTCTGATATTTTGGGATTGGGATCTTATATTACAAATTCAACTGCAAAAGTTAAAATTTCACACCaaaaaaatttattcaaatgttctaAATGTTTAGAGTTTTTTTAAAATTCCATGAgaaataatttattgaaaatttgtcTGAAATTATGGTTGAATCATTCCAAATAATGATTTGTATCAGAATTTTAAAAgtacatcaattaaaaaaaaaatatcatgtttacAATAAAAACTTAATTTGACTTCAAGATAATACAAAAAGTTCAGCTTCATTTAGAATTAGTACTTTTtaacattattgttaaaacttacGTAACCATTTAATTTGTTGCggatttgatatatattttaaccaATACTTTGAACAATACTATAAAAAAACGTATATGCATCTACCATATGTTAAGCTGTTAAAAGTGTGCATTCCTTTACAATCTAAAAAATTCCCTATGCAAATTTAAACCTACACTTGTAACTGAGCACACATGAGCACACAAGACTACAATCCCAGTATACATTTTAATAACCAAAAATCAACTTTTCAAGtatgacatatatgtatatatattttaatctgAGAAAATGCAGGATTTCAGGATgcatatatttgttcatttataaaatagaCAGCAGAGTTGGTGTTAGTGGGTTCGATTCCCATCCTAGGCATTCACTTATACAGGCTGGTGGAAAGCAGGCAGTTAAGCTTAGTGGTCCcacaaaatatattatttgtaaaaaataaatcttgTATACATAAAATTGTACTACAGTTTTATTCACATTTTAAGCTTAGTTAGGAaagttattaaaacatttttttaaatgtttaaaaaaagtgtttagtATCAATAAAAAAGAACCATATACATATTACAAAGGAAACAGTTTGTTAACACATATATAATGCAATTGAAGAACAGAAAAAGCTTCAGCAAAAACAATATGCTAAATACCACTGATAACAGCCTCAATTGGAACCTTACAACATAAtgtatttcattaaaatattcgTATAGTTGTCATCCTTATATTACTTAAAACCAATTGATGAtaacagtatatttaaaaaaaaaattcccttaTTTTCCCTTATACAGGTCTgtcttattttacatttttaggaAATAAATTGATATCAGTAAAATGGTCTTTACAAATTAATGGATTCAAAGCTTCAACAGATAACATGTTAAGGTTTTACCATACCACAAGACTTTAATTAATATGGTTTGTTGAATTTTTATAAAACGAGGTGCTccccagggcgcagctttatacgaccgcagacgttgaaccctaaacagttggggcaagtatggacacaaaattcaagcttgatacagctctgaatttggattgtgatcaaataattgaaacaatataggtttctgacagagaatgaatgtgttctaagatcttaaacttaaaaacttgtaaattggacatttacctattatggtccaatatccaaaatcaaaatacatggtcagattcagcatatcatagaacttcaagaattcaatttttgaagaaatctgATAATTACCTcgatttggactaacttgaaaacctcactcataataaaaaatctaagtatacATGATGATATtcagcataccaaagaaccccaagaattcaattttggttaaaatcaaattaaatttgagaccttaatgtagaccaatttgaaaacggtaccaaatattaagtttttaaatACACGGATAGATTCCGCATATCAaggaaccccaataattcaattcttGATGAAATCTAAAAACATAGTTTAATTAGGACCCTCTTGGCCACTAAGTCCAAAACTGTTGTAatcaaaactcctaaaatcaatcccaacctttcttttgtggttattataaacattgtgtttaaatgtcatatatttctatttacttatactaaagttatggtgcgaaaaccaataaaaatgcttatttgggccctttttaaccccttattcctaaactgtttgaaaaaAACCTCCCCAAAACCCACCCAAAACCgctcttttatggtcataaaccatttgttcaaattttatagatttctattaacttatactgaAAAAGgagttatttattttaataagtgCAATAATCTACATATACATCCTAACGtgtgtatttgttatttatagtGGTAatgaatattgttaaattttcttaaattgttgGAAATGCTTGATTAACAGTTGTCAATAAtagaattgatttttaatttgtatcaGATAATGCATATCTTTTAATTGCACCACAGCAACGCAAACCTTTAGATTTGCCTTTaatacagtggcggatctagaatttttcataagtgggggcccactgactgctcTAAGAGGAGGCCCgcttcagtcacgcttcagtgattccctatataagcaaccaaatttttttccaaaaaaaggggccctgggcccccccccccccctaaatccgcctctgacatGTACCTTAATTATATCCTGCTTGGGTCTGGAACATAATAGAAATACATGTGCATTATAAGAATGTGTTGTATTGTAagatatggaaaaaaaaacagtattacTTACTAAAATTCTGGTTTGCTTTACAGAAACACTATGGAAGAAGACAAGGAAAAAATAATCTTCCCAGATGAAGATTCTTATTTCCCCCACGATAATGAATTGGAAGATGGTATTTTTTTCCCTGATGAAAATGCTATTTATTACCCTGatgaaaatggtatttttttccCTGATGCAAACTTATCATCAGATGAAGAATGTTATGGTAAGACATATTCTAAACACAAGCAGTAATAGTGAAGGTgctatttgtttttatcaatttggTTTTCAAAATTTGTAATATGCCATGTGATCGCATGCTTTAAAGAAAAATCAAGTGCATCAGTCAAAGGATATTTGTGCTCAAAGATAACACTTTATAATGTAAATGGTTTATTACAATTGTCTTATGTTCAGTAATGTATAATTAGATTCTGTAATTTATGTAAGCAGAACAATCTTTGTATCATGACATGGGTTACATGTTCATGTATGGCCATACATGTAGACAATTAATGGGCTATATATCTACAATTTATGTTGATTAATTATGAccttacatgtatgtttttaaaaaaaattataacatattGCAATGAATGGTGgcactttgataaaaaaaaattacctatgtattttatttcagatgaggACAATTTTTGTTGCTCAAATATGTGCTCTTTGAAATTGTCAAAGTAAGTTTATACAAACTATTCTTAGCTATGAagatatatgattattttttaattttaaagaaaaaagtttgaaatttatatatcaaGATTTTTGAATTACTCAAATATTCTTATAAGAAAGTACTAAAGATGTAATAAGAATTGATTATGCAtgttatttgatatttcaattgttaACTCAGGCgggattattattttttaaactttgcaTGGTGATAAGATATATCAAAATTTGCATAAATATCTTGAATTGAATTGTTCAATGTATATCAATTAAGAAAGTACTGGGGATGAAATAAGGCTTGAATTTGCATAATATTTAAAATTCCAATTTATAATTTAGGCATGATATCAGAACTGCAAAAGGGAGTTACCCAGCAGACAGTGTGTCACAAGCTAACTGGATAGTACAGTATCTGAATATGCATTCTACCGTTTCTAATGAAGTTTCAGAAGGCAAAGTGGTGATGAAATTCAAGAATAGCTTTTTTATATGTGGAAAAGTAGTATGTGAAAAAAACTGGAGGTAAATTACTTTTACTGctaaaattattttgttcatacattgtattttaatcaaataattattatttacaaagacatttctttttcaaaaaaatgGGTTTTTTTGGTAGTTAAATGAAATTGTAATTGATGCAACATTCATTTTTATAGTTTCCAGAGACAATAACTTTAAGTGAATTGATATCAAAGAAATTTCAAGTTAATGTTTGAAACCACAAAAAAGAAGGTTGCAATAATGTCCAGGATAGTTTGATCTTATAATAAgtcttaaagagttattgccctttatagtaaatttttaacaatttgcattaatttggtaacttattgtaaatacttttctctgtatctaaagggccaagtttatatAGATAGAggaaattgtaagtagcaagaatgtttagtaacattaagatctacaaacacatcaccatcaccaaaacccaatattgtcataaatccatctgtgtcctttgtttaatatgcacatataccaTTGTGAGCGgcacaggctctttggagcctctagttttagtttctggacaataacttgtgtgaaAGTGAAAGAATCCTTTCTGAAATT
It includes:
- the LOC139510379 gene encoding uncharacterized protein; amino-acid sequence: MEEDKEKIIFPDEDSYFPHDNELEDGIFFPDENAIYYPDENGIFFPDANLSSDEECYDEDNFCCSNMCSLKLSKHDIRTAKGSYPADSVSQANWIVQYLNMHSTVSNEVSEGKVVMKFKNSFFICGKVVCEKNWREIYGISDFRFKKYRQMCISGQTHVIHGNSSTFKLQPNSSGNKANNLTLSKITLDILKMVEDDDTKK